ATCTCGTCTTTCTTTCTCGAAGGTGTTGTTCAGTTTTATTGGGTATGTCTTGTCATATTTCGTCAGTTCTTGTCTTTGCTTGCTTCAATCTCTGTTTGACGCTGTTCTGTTCTgttatgttttatatgttttcaagCTCATGTGTTTGATTCGATTCCTTCATTATCGTGCTTCAGCCCCTTTTTAGTCCCAGATATGAATCTCTCTTTGTTGAAGTTTCGAGGTTTAACAGTTTCTCCTGTAATGTTAATTTGGTGAAATGTTTGATCAGTTGATGACTCTTTTTTGGATtatatgtagttttaagtTGCTTGAATGTTTAACCCCCACTGCTCCAATGAAATTAGAATCTGCTCTGTTTGAATAATTTGGTAGGAGCCTTGGACAAATAGTTGGAGAGAACTGGTCTGAAACAATGCAGTTATATCACCATCCTTACTCAATAGACAGCCAAAGAGTGAGACTAGCTTTGGAAGAGAAAGGCATTGATTACACATCATACCATGTCAATCCCATCACAGGCAAGCACATGGACCCTTCCTTCTTTAGGATGAATCCCAACGCCAAACTTCCCGTTTTCAGGAATGGTTCTCACATCATTTTGGACACTATTGAGATCATAGAGTATGTTACTCACCATTGATAATATTCTCCCTTCTGGTCAtagatattttggttataagtAGTAATTAAAGCTTTTTGTTGGGTCTTGAATTTTCTAGGTACTTAGAGAGAATAGCTGAAGTTTCCTCTGGTATAGAAGATGCTACTTTTAATAGAGAAGTTGTTGAATGGATGCGGAAGATTAGGGAATGGGAGTCCAAACTTTTCACTCTTGCTCACATACCGGATAATCGTCGCCTCTATGTTTCCAAGTTCTTGAGGATGGTAGTGATTGCAAGGATGGCTGAGTCTCCAGACTTAGCTAGTGCTTACCATAGGAAGCTAAGGGAAGCATACGATACAGAAGACAAACTAAAAGACCCTGGGGCCTTAAGGAGAAGCAAAGACCATTTGCTTAGGCTTCTAGATGAGGTTGAAACAAAGCTAGAGGGGACAACCTATTTGGCTGGGAATGAGTTTAGTATGGCTGATGTAATGCTAATCCCGGTGCTAGCTCGGTTATCGCTCTTGGATTTGGAAGAGGAGTATATAAGTAGCAGGAAGAATCTTGCTGAGTATTGGGCTCTTGTGAGGAGGCGGCCAAGTTACAAGAAGGTAATTGGAAGGTACTTCAATGGCTGGAGAAAATATGCAACACTTGTAAAAACTTGGATGTTTGTTAGAGTCAGAAGTTTACTcagaaaatattgaatatcAAAAGTTTGCCTTGTTTCTTTTCCACCTTTTCATTTTCCAGGAGATgcttaagaaaattaattatttcagAAGTTTTAAGATGCAAAGATCTCAAGGTAActtaaaaagattaaagaatgTGATTGCTTTTACATTGAAATGGGACTTTTTGATTGTAAAAGAATTTAGAATATACTAAAGAAAGGAGAGGGATAGGAAAGAAACGCATATGACTCCCCTAGAGGGGATTGATTTTCCTATGGGCCAAATAAACCAATCAATCACTGTAATTCTCCTTTAAGAGATGCATTGTCTCCATTTCAACTTCATCGACTGTACTTCTCTAAAATTAAGAATACTTAACTGTTGAGCTTCTTCTCTAAAGTTAGATTTCCAGGTATAGGGCTGTTTGCTGTTTTCTCCCCCCCATTGTTCCGCAACCATGGAGGAACACTCTGTTTCTGTTGCCGAAAGTAAGTTGTCCCTATATCAGATGAAAACAACTCTCTCTTACGGGTTGGAGCGGTCGAGTC
This sequence is a window from Arabidopsis thaliana chromosome 1 sequence. Protein-coding genes within it:
- a CDS encoding Glutathione S-transferase family protein, with translation MQLYHHPYSIDSQRVRLALEEKGIDYTSYHVNPITGKHMDPSFFRMNPNAKLPVFRNGSHIILDTIEIIEYLERIAEVSSGIEDATFNREVVEWMRKIREWESKLFTLAHIPDNRRLYVSKFLRMVVIARMAESPDLASAYHRKLREAYDTEDKLKDPGALRRSKDHLLRLLDEVETKLEGTTYLAGNEFSMADVMLIPVLARLSLLDLEEEYISSRKNLAEYWALVRRRPSYKKVIGRYFNGWRKYATLVKTWMFVRVRSLLRKY